The proteins below come from a single Harpia harpyja isolate bHarHar1 chromosome 2, bHarHar1 primary haplotype, whole genome shotgun sequence genomic window:
- the PDCL2 gene encoding phosducin-like protein 2: protein MAEAAVGLERGAGCFERAVSCCLRQPPSLLGRERRKFCFIILKQDPNEDTEWNDILRHFGILPPKEKPKDEIEEMVLHLQKEAEVKPYERMTLEELKEAEDDFDETDRKAIEKYRQQRLQEWKCLQRRQKYGELREICGEQYVKEVTNAPEDVWVIIHLYRSSMPMCLLVNEHLSLLARKFPEVKFLKAIVNSCIQNYHDRCLPTILVYKTGEIKGRFIGVAECGGIYLKVEELEWKLAEVGAIETDLEENPKKDIINMMTLSVQNVSAHEDTNTKSSDVLKPCIT, encoded by the exons ATGGCGGAGGCAGCAGTTGGACTCGAGAGAGGTGCTGGGTGCTTTGAGAGAGCCGTGTCCTGCTGCCTGAGGCAACCGCCAAGCctgctgggcagggagagaagaaag TTTTGTTTCATAATATTAAAACAGGATCCAAATGAAGATACTGAATGGAATGACATACTGAGACATTTTGGAATTCTACCTCCAAAAGAAAAACCGAAAGATGAAATTGAAGAAATGGTTTTACACttgcagaaagaagcagaag TGAAACCGTATGAAAGAATGACTCTTGAAGAACTGAAGGAAGCTGAAGATGACTTTGATGAGACTGATAGGAAAGCTATTGAAAAGTACAG gcAGCAACGCTTGCAAGAATGGAAATGTCTTCAGAGGCGGCAAAAGTATGGGGAGCTAAGAGAAATTTGTGGAGAGCAGTATGTAAAGGAAGTTACAAATGCTCCAGAGGATGTTTGGGTTATAATTCATCTTTATCGGTCAAG catgCCAATGTGTTTACTGGTTAACGAACATCTCAGCCTGCTAGCCAGAAAGTTTCCAGAAGTCAAGTTTCTCAAAGCCATTGTAAACAGCTGCATTCAGAATTATCATGACAGATGTTTACCCACAATACTTGTATAtaaaactggtgaaataaaagGCAGGTTCATTGGAGTAGCTGAATGTGGGGGAATATATCTTAAAGTGGAag AGCTCGAATGGAAACTAGCAGAAGTGGGAGCAATAGAAACTGACttagaagaaaaccccaaaaagGACATTATTAATATGATGACACTGTCAGTGCAAAATGTTTCTGCTCATGAAGACACCAACACAAAAAGCAGTGATGTGTTGAAACCATGTATTACTTGA